Proteins encoded in a region of the Zea mays cultivar B73 chromosome 2, Zm-B73-REFERENCE-NAM-5.0, whole genome shotgun sequence genome:
- the LOC103646413 gene encoding protein BEARSKIN2: MEWRSATRVYIRATGLSRVKVEGLDLGAGRLVIGLPMAAFSSSNGVPPGFRFHPTDEELLLYYLKKKVGFEKFDLEVIREVDLNKIEPWDLQERCRIGSAPQNEWYFFSHKDRKYPTGSRTNRATTAGFWKATGRDKCIRTSYRKIGMRKTLVFYRGRAPHGQKSDWIMHEYRLEDADDAQGGTSEDGWVVCRVFKKKCFFKIGGGEGSTSQSADAGGHLAVSPPLGGHHDQQARAALAYMHPHPYYHHASSYYSQMHAPGPHAAAYSHHVQVQDLLTNHRPTDDGAGTSYDFSGLPVEHHPGGGLDVGTSDGVATDGGETTGTAAEQWQAMDGFSNGGSAAVQQMTGAQRGGEMDLWGYGR, encoded by the exons ATGGAATGGAGGTCGGCCACGCGTGTATATATACGCGCTACAGGCCTCTCCCGCGTCAAAGTTGAAGGGCTTGACCTGGGAGCTGGCCGGTTGGTTATTGGATTGCCAATGGCGGCCTTCTCATCCAGCAACGGCGTGCCGCCGGGCTTCCGGTTCCACCCCACCGATGAGGAGCTGCTGCTATACTACCTCAAGAAGAAGGTCGGGTTTGAGAAGTTCGACCTCGAGGTCATCAGGGAGGTCGACCTCAACAAGATCGAGCCGTGGGACCTGCAAG AGAGGTGCCGGATCGGGTCGGCGCCGCAGAACGAGTGGTACTTCTTCAGCCACAAGGACCGCAAGTACCCGACGGGGTCCAGGACGAACCGCGCCACCACGGCCGGCTTCTGGAAGGCCACGGGCCGGGACAAGTGCATCCGCACCAGCTACCGCAAGATCGGCATGCGAAagacactcgtcttctaccgcggCCGCGCCCCTCACGGCCAGAAGTCCGACTGGATCATGCACGAGTACCGCCTCGAGGACGCCGACGACGCCCAGGGCGGCACCAGC GAGGACGGATGGGTGGTGTGCCGCGTGTTCAAGAAGAAGTGCTTCTTCAAGATTGGCGGGGGCGAAGGGAGCACCAGCCAGAGCGCGGACGCTGGCGGCCACCTGGCTGTGTCGCCGCCGCTCGGCGGACACCACGACCAGCAGGCCAGGGCCGCGCTGGCGTACATGCACCCGCACCCGTACTACCACCACGCCTCCTCCTACTACTCCCAGATGCACGCGCCGGGGCCGCACGCCGCCGCGTACTCGCACCACGTGCAGGTCCAGGACCTCCTCACCAACCACCGGCCCACGGACGACGGCGCCGGCACAAGCTATGACTTCTCCGGACTGCCGGTCGAGCATCACCCCGGCGGCGGCCTTGACGTCGGCACCAGCGACGGCGTCGCCACGGATGGCGGCGAGACCACCGGTACAGCCGCAGAGCAGTGGCAGGCGATGGATGGTTTCAGCAACGGCGGGAGCGCGGCGGTGCAGCAAATGACCGGCGCCCAACGAGGTGGGGAGATGGATTTATGGGGTTACGGGAGGTAA